Sequence from the Schistocerca americana isolate TAMUIC-IGC-003095 chromosome 11, iqSchAmer2.1, whole genome shotgun sequence genome:
gcagagaagctaaggtgaattggctgcacaaaaaatgtgaaaaaatcaaagaagaaatgattcttgggacaactgacgcagcatatagaaaagtcaaagcaatctTCCACAAAATTAGAGgcaagcgtggtaacattaagagcacaaTGGGAATTCGAGTGTTAAATACAGAGGCGAGatcggatagttggaaagagtacactgaaggcctcgcTGATTGGAACAACTTGTCCGATGGCGTGACAGAAGAACAAGCAGGAGTCGGTATGGAAAATAATGGTGatcagaatcagattttaaaagtgCTTTGCAAAATTTAATGGAAagattgaagagtggaattaaaattcagggtgaaatgatataagatttgctgatgactgaCTCCCTCAGtgacaatgaagaagaattacagggtttgctgaatggaatggacagtcgaatgagtacagaatatggaatcagagtaaatcagagaaaggcgAAATTGGTAAGAAGCAGAAGAAGTGTAAACAATGAGAGACTTAGCATCGTGACCGACGACCagtaagtagatgacgttaaggtgcTATGCAATGTAGGCAGCAAAGAAACCCAcgacgaacaaagcaaggacgaCGTCAAATTCACagtagcactgccaaaaagggaaTCGTGCTTACCTGgcttctgctggtggctcaccgagCATTCTGCTGACTTTAATGACTTCTTGCGGGTACTCGAGCACAGCGTCCGCCCAGCCCCGCGTGGCCATCACCTGCAGGTGGTCCTTTATGAAGGCGACGGCAGCCCTGGTGGCGTCCGGGCACGAGTGCCTCACTGCCGTGACGGCCGTCGCCGCTGCGGTCTCGACGGCCAACTGCGACATCAGCTGCCGCTCGCAGGCAGCCTTCAGGGCCGACAAGCCGTACTTCCCGGCCGCCGCCAGCAGCTGGGGGGCCGTGTCGGGCAGCTGGGGGGCCTGCAGGGTATACGCGTAGGCGACCAGGAGCTTCAGCACCGGCCCCTCCACGTCGTTGATGCTCACCTGGCCGCAGCTGGCCTCCAGCATGTCGTGCGCGAACATCGCTGCGAACACGGGGCTCGCGGCTGCCAAAACGGCCCTGTGAGCCGCCACCCTCGTCTCGCCCGCCACTAATGTCACCAGGGCGTCTTCACCCCCGTCTACCAGGGCGGCCAGGGCCTCGGTTGTGGTGTTCTGAACCTCCGTAACTGCCGACATGGTGGGTGGTCCTGAAACACAGTACCACTGAGCAGCCCTCACACTGCACCCTCAACACTTGTACGAGGCGCATGCATACCTGTATGAAACAACAGCTGTTAAAGTGTTGTACACCCTAAATCAATTGCAACGTCACCAGTTTCCTTCAAATGACAAGGGTCCGTACTGCTTCGTGATCACCTAAGGTTTTTAACTACCAGCGCGGTGCTACGATAGACTGCTTTCACCTTCTAAAAATGTTATCGCTCTCAGTCAAaagatggtttatttatgtcataGCAAAAAAATGGCAAAACAACAAACTTCTTTCAGCACTAAAGTTACAGGACTTATATTTAAATCCAAGCTCGTGGCACCTCtgagaaaaattttcttcctccttATCTCAGGTTCCTCAGATCCGTGACACCTGATCAGAAGCAATGTACATGTAATGCAGAAATCAGTTTCCTCGGTGAATTTCTCAGGGTAGGCACGATTAAACTtgaccggccatggtggccgagcggttctagtcgcttccaTCCGGAACCGCGcgcatgctacggtcgcaggttagaatcccgcctcgggcatcgatgtgtgtgatgtccttagcttagttaggtttaagtagttctaggttctattggactgatgacctctgatgttaagtcccatggtcctcagagccatttgaacagttttgaaccACTGTAAGAGTCTAAATTCATTGGTATCTTTAACTCTCCTTTGAACAGATCGATATCTGCATCTTCTTTCTTCAGAAAAAGATGCAGCGGCCACCTACATTGTAAAGAATGCTGCATAATACAATCATAAATCACGTCGCCATTTTATCCGAATGTTGCAAGCTATGGTGTACCCAGGTATTTCCAGGTTGAGCAGTTTAGGAATTAAACTCGTTACCTCCATTTCCAGAACGTGTGTTGTGGAACTTTCCCACAAATATATATTTGTATCTCCTTTTGGCGTGGACGTGTTTATATAGCATCTTTGCCCCACAGAACGTTCGTATAGTTATTAGGTGACAGATACGTCATGGTTAAACCAAAGTAAGCTCTATCACAGCTCCGACATCACTCTTGACTCTCCTGGTCGTATGAGGGGCAAACGACGGAGTCAGTGAAATAGTTCCACACCCTACAGTGTAAACTGGTTTCGTAAATTCAGACAAGTGGGTTTCGCGAGAACGGCGTCGTGCCGAATGAGCATCTCCATTCCACCAGCGAAAGACGTCTTCCGGACCGTTACGGTGCCAGGAGAGCGCCTAAGAATTCGTCCCAAGGCTTCTGTCACGGCAGCCCGACGTGGATGGAGACGCCGAGGCAGTGCTGTACAGAGCATAGCGCCGGAGGTCAGCGCAGGGTCGCAGGCCAACACGTACACTGCAGGCTTCTGGAAGCCACCCGACCAACCcaagtcttccttccccatccctccttagttgtacatttgtttccgTTTTATATCGctttgtggttttttgtttttttcccctcCCCATTCCAAGTATGCACTCAGTGTTATAGGCTCAAAACTTTGGACACTGGCGTTGTAATCGCATAATGAACGACTTTTTACTGTTGTTTACAGGTATTGTTACCGCATTTTCCTACATCCAAGTGCTGCTGCATGTCAAACGAAGTGGTAAAAACTGTAAAGCCGTTTACATTTCCATACGGTCTTCGAGCATCGACATGTTCCTCATCTAAGAAACAGACGTCATTGTCTTATAAATCTTTAATGTATCCTGAGATCAGTGGTGTAGTATTCTACTTTATTGTGACACTCGCAATGCGACAGTAGTTTACACTGAGCTTCCGCAGAGCCTTTCACTCAAACGGTTTTCTAGATAATCACAAATTTGCCAAGATACTGAGCGGGATCGTGTCTGAATTATTAGTAGACAGATAGCCATGGTCCCGATCACCTTCAGCATATTTTGGAGACACAATCTTCGTACGTGTTTGCGCCAAGTAACCGGCAGAGAAACGTGCGTGAAATGCAAGTAGTGGACTGGGTATGCAGGAAGCGGCGGTGATACACTCTgggctctcattcgggaggacagtggttcgaCCACACAGCGTGCAGTGGTCTGCAGACAGAGGGCGAATGAGTGGATGTGGCTGCTTGTCATTTGTGTCTTCTGCACCGGTTTTCCGTTTGCTGTCCACCCACACAGGTTTTTCTTCATAGAGTCTCTCTCAATAGGAGTGCCGTGCTGGTGCCCTAGAAGAGGCATGACCTTTAAGGTAGCCCTACCGGTCTTCATTACCGAATGTTCCACAAATTGCAACAGGTATTTAGCTGTCGGTGTGTCGTTTCCCAGGAAAACCATGAGGAAGTGGTCTCATTTCGTCCATCATTAAAGTTGTTTACAAGCTTTCCAATGAGTACGACGTgcattaaactacttttcaatatttatataaTTTCCAATGGTGGTGATGTTTCCTTCTACAGTGTAATTTCCGTGTGTGGGTCACACAACTTAGAAACGATTTCACGGTGCCATCAATTTGGAATCTTTACAGTCGCCTCATCAGTATGAATTGCAGTCTTCTTTATTCTTTTTCCATCCAAATTCGAAATTAATCAACCTTCTTGAAGGTTTTTATTAATGAGTAAACATTTGGCTGAGCTTTTGATATTAGTAGATAACTTTCTTCCACCCCTCAGAGGCGTTTCCGATGTGATGGGGCCTTCCACTGTAATTCCACATGTCTGATGGCATCTGGTCTTTTTATCAACCAACTGGTCCAGAAAGTCAAATAATCGACGAAACTCtagtttttcagacagtattttctGAATAGACAGCCAACCATTATCCAATATTTGTAAGATAATATATCGTACTCTGGATACATTGTTAGATGACAATGTCTTTCTTCGTTTTTCTTCCACGTCGTTGATTAACATGAAAATTGCAACTCGTAATCTCTGGTTCAGGAAACAAATTTCCAGCTGATTGGAATGGACATTCGCAACTTCCAGAGTCATGAGAGAAGGTTCGATCCGAGCACATTAATCTCATTTGTTAAGTAATAGTAAATATTAGGACTATATAGTATGTCTCAAATAGTGAGGTGCATTCTGACTCCTGTCATGTACGCAATTGTCTTTCATGATTCAAACAAACTGTTAGTGGTTaaattatgctcagtgcaaaattctgccggacagcttcccctttcattcccttACTTCAGTTCTTTTCTCCTCCAACTTTTCTTCCGCTTCGTATTCCGACTATCGATTTCGAGTGCCCCATCTCAAGTTTTCATCTTGTTTAACGATCTgaccaatttcttttctctcaaaaaGCATTTCCTTAATCTCTTCGTCATTTTCGGAACAAGTTGACGTGCAGGCCAGTACTTCTGTAACTGGTTTGGCTGTGTGTCTGTCCTGGCTGTGGTAGCGACTTCACTGTGCAGCTCAGATAACAATAAGATTTTAGTGTTTTCGGCCGAGAACGATATTAAACAAATTTGCAGTGACCTCACGGAGAAATCTAAGGAGGAGCTACTCTCAAACACACGCATTTCTTGCTACCAGATGCTGAGACGAAGACAGGGATTGTGAAGAATCTAGCCACATCAAGATCAAGGACCCAGActaaaatacataagcacaatcatCGTCCAACTGAGCTACTTACAAAATTACGGGGGCATTCGAACTGCAACGCTAcacttttttcttggccaatttctgttggaaaaagtgaaatttatgagacatcgtggaatattcccacttcagcccctacagcTTCATGAAATTCCAACAGCTGACAGCACCGtatgtagcctccaaaatggcgtccaTAAAGGGGGTGCgacccaagcagagagctgtcactgagtgtcTCTCGGatgaaaaccagagcatcagaGATCTTCATacccgcttgcagaatgtctgaggagatttggcagtgaacagaagcaccgcGAGTCGTAGTGCGAGGTGTCTGTCAGCGTCAGAAGGGCTTACTGGTGATCAACGCCTGGCCTAGCAGCGCCATCGTTGCAGCAAGGTTGTGCATATCTGGTTGACCTCCTGCGTGTCGGCCAGCTGcagacggctgtgactcctgcgatgtggGAACGTGCTCTCATTCAAGGTGACCGGTGGATCACTCAGAGCTGAACAACccgcatctcgcaccttctgacttccgtctgtttggtccaACGAAGGATTCACTCCATGGCAAGCAGTACACGGATGACGGCCagtcactgatgcagcaagacgtgagTGGCTGATCAACTGTTTACTCACTCGGTCAGTTTTATCAGTTAAATGAAACAACCAGATGAAACTGCCCATGTCAGCTATATGAAAATATGAAAACTTTTTCAAGCACTCTCTGGGTTTGTAATGTAGCTAATTATTACGAATTGTCATCTTACATCGAAAGCGTAGCTTACCACAGAGCTGGGAGGAGAGCAGAattttggttctcacgctggcacagctgatttcaagtgaataacttcactactttcggagatataaatttttacctaagggACGACTGTGAGGGattcatctatagtatcaattTAAACTACAACCAGAAGTACAGGTCCATAAAATCTAATTTTCggaattttctttcatttcattaccacagatttctgactaaataaaaagtactttggaaaattattattgcattgtgttttggttacgtaagtgttttggttacgtaagtgttttggttacgtaagtgttttggttacgtaagtgttttggttacgtaagtgttttggttacgtaagtgttttggttacgtaagtgttttggttacgtaagtgttttggttacgtaagtgttttggttacgtaagtgttttggttacgtaagtgttttggttacgtaagtgttttggttacgtaagtgttttggttacgtaagtgttttggttacgtaagtgttttggttacgtaagtgttttggttacgtaagtgttttggttacgtaagtgttttggttacgtaagtgttttggttacgtaagtgttttggttacgtaagtgttttggttacgtaagtgttttggttacgtaagtgttttggttacgtaagtgttttggttacgtaagtgttttggttacgtaagtgttttggttacgtaagtgttttggttacgtaagtgttttggttacgtaagtgttttggttacgtaagtgttttggttacgtaagtgttttggttacgtaagtgttttggttacgtaagtgttttggttacgtaagtgttttggttacgtaagtgttttggttacgtaagtgttttggttacgtaagtgttttggttacgtaagtgttttggttacgtaagtgttttggttacgtaagtgttttggttacgtaagtgttttggttacgtaagtgttttggttacgtaagtgttttggttacgtaagtgttttggttacgtaagtgttttggttacgtaagtgttttggttacgtaagtgttttggttacgtaagtgttttggttacgtaagtgttttggttacgtaagtgttttggttacgtaagtgttttggttacgtaagtgttttggttacgtaagtgttttggttacgtaagtgttttggttacgtaagtgttttggttacgtaagtgttttggttacgtaagtgttttggttacgtaagtgttttggttacgtaagtgttttggttacgtaagtgttttggttacgtaagtgttttggttacgtaagtgttttggttacgtaagtgttttggttacgtaagtgttttggttacgtaagtgttttggttacgtaagtgttttggttacgtaagtgttttggttacgtaagtgttttggttacgtaagtgttttggttacgtaagtgttttggttacgtaagtgttttggttacgtaagtgttttggttacgtaagtgttttggttacgtaagtgttttggttacgtaagtgttttggttacgtaagtgttttggttacgtaagtgttttggttacgtaagtgttttggttacgtaagtgttttggttacgtaagtgttttggttacgtaagtgttttggttacgtaagtgttttggttacgtaagtgttttggttacgtaagtgttttggttacgtaagtgttttggttacgtaagtgttttggttacgtaagtgttttggttacgtaagtgttttggttacgtaagtgttttggttacgtaagtgttttggttacgtaagtgttttggttacgtaagtgttttggttacgtaagtgttttggttacgtaagtgttttggttacgtaagtgttttggttacgtaagtgttttggttacgtaagtgttttggttacgtaagtgttttggttacgtaagtgttttggttacgtaagtgttttggttacgtaagtgttttggttacgtaagtgttttggttacgtaagtgttttggttacgtaagtgttttggttacgtaagtgttttggttacgtaagtgttttggttacgtaagtgttttggttacgtaagtgttttggttacgtaagtgttttggttacgtaagtgttttggttacgtaagtgttttggttacgtaagtgttccggttacgtaagtgttccggttacgtaagtgttccggttacgtaagtgttccggttacgtaagtgttccggttacgtaagtgttccggttacgtaagtgttccggttacgtaagtgttccggttacgtaagtgttccggttacgtaagtgttccggttacgtaagtgttccggttacgtaagtgttccggttacgtaagtgttccggttacgtaagtgttccggttacgtaagtgttccggttacgtaagtgttccggttacgtaagtgttccggttacgtaagtgttccggttacgtaagtgttccggttacgtaagtgttccggttacgtaagtgttccggttacgtaagtgttccggttacgtaagtgttccggttacgtaagtgttccggttacgtaagtgttccggttacgtaagtgttccggttacgtaagtgttccggttacgtaagtgttccggttacgtaagtgttccggttacgtaagtgttccggttacgtaagtgttccggttacgtaagtgttccggttacgtaagtgttccggttacgtaagtgttccggttacgtaagtgttccggttacgtaagtgttccggttacgtaagtgttccggttacgtaagtgttccggttacgtaagtgttccggttacgtaagtgttccggttacgtaagtgttccggttacgtaagtgttccggttacgtaagtgttccggttacgtaagtgttccggttacgtaagtgttccggttacgtaagtgttccggttacgtaagtgttccggttacgtaagtgttccggttacgtaagtgttccggttacgtaagtgttccggttacgtaagtgttccggttacgtaagtgttccggttacgtaagtgttccggttacgtaagtgttccggttacgtaagtgttccggttacgtaagtgttccggttacgtaagtgttccggttacgtaagtgttccggttacgtaagtgttccggttacgtaagtgttccggttacgtaagtgttccggttacgtaagtgttccggttacgtaagtgttccggttacgtaagtgttccggttacgtaagtgttccggttacgtaagtgttccggttacgtaagtgttccggttacgtaagtgttccggttacgtaagtgttccggttacgtaagtgttccggttacgtaagtgttccggttacgtaagtgttccggttacgtaagtgttccggttacgtaagtgttccggttacgtaagtgttccggttacgtaagtgttccggttacgtaagtgttccggttacgtaagtgttccggttacgtaagtgttccggttacgtaagtgttccggttacgtaagtgttccggttacgtaagtgttccggttacgtaagtgttttggttacgtaagtgttccggttacgtaagtgttttggttacgtaagtgttttggttacgtaagtgttttggttacgtaagtgttttggttacggaAGTGTTTTGCAGGATCTGAGGAGATACGTTGAAATTTTATGGAAATTAAGTAAATCTATGTATGAGAACGTTTCTTGTACAATAGTGGAATTTGTAACGTATGCCCGACTTACTTTggttttgtaaaaggcagccagaaggggcgcCGAGTATTAAATCTGTAAGTAATTTATGTTGCGGAACGgaatctaattttgtcttcattaaattttatttagttttggaattacgtgatttctagtctaaattacatGCAGTAATCTGATTGGCTGTCACTAAAAATACCTGAAGTATGCAAGTGTTCGaaatgatctgattggctgtttaaCATATTAGCCAATAGGAATTAAGCATATCCCATGCGCACGAGTACGGCTTTGTGCCTCCGATCTAGGAGTCTATTAAGTCGTTCGGGAACCATCTTCTGGTAAACGCCTATGTTTATTCCAAAGTAAAGAAATTTGCGCGTTTTATTGCTTCTCTTGCCGTTGACAAAGAGCGACTACAGTACTGAATATTTTGTGAGAGCTTGAGatttgtgagtgatttattttaggagatatttgcatgtgaacattttattttgtacaCAAACACTGCGCGGCGTGTTTCGAGCAGATTACGAGACATTATATGCATTATAGGAATGTTTCTATACTGAGTCTGGGTGAGTGATTTCACTGAGTTTTGTTTTCAAGGTTTATTGGAATGCCTCAATTGTTAAATCAGCCCAGAATTTTGCCATTCTGCGTGCTTTTCGAAGAGCTAAGGACTGCACTGAGTGCAGGTGATTtctggaggagacaacattccataaaaCCACATTTAGAAAGTCTGTAGAACCAACGTCAAATCCTGACTCTGCGAATACATCGTAACTCCATTCGTATGGCTCTCGCACAGATCACGAAGACAAGTTTAGACTGATTACTGCCCACACAGAGGCACTTTAATGATTCTTCACACACCCCTGAACGTGAACGGACCATGAGAAAGTCCTAGTAAGTGATACGATGGatgtacccactgccatgcacttcacagtcgttTCAAGGGTGTAGATAAGTGAAACTCAGTTTGGGAGGAGGAAGAATCACACTTGATCTCTTAAGGGACTGTAACTGATTGGTTTCTCCAGTAAATACAAGGGCCTTGCTGCTCTCACACGTAAACAACTCGGGTGATACATAACGAGTCCGTAATAATGAACAATACATCATCCATCTGCGTTATCTATAATTATTGCATTACTGTATTTAAACTTCCTCCAGAGCTGGAAGGAAAATTCAGAACTTAACGGTCGTTAAATACTGGAAGAAACCTACAATGAGTGGCTTTGTGAGTCCTATTACGACCATGTGCTCTGTCTGAACGTCATCACGTAATCAGCGCGCACAAATGCAACTGTGAGGCTACATAAATGGTCAGCTGTCTATTGGTTTTTTTTTCCCTGTATGCAGACATCGTGAAGTGATCAATGGGCAGAATTACAACGGAGTCAGTGCCCATACTGACACATACGATGAGTTTCATTATGCACTTAGTCCGGGAACTGCGATTGTGCAACACTATTGCATTGTAAGTAACATATGAGAGACTTCGCCCGACTAAAAAGCAGGACGCCCTTCCTGCTGAAAAAGACACACGCGAGATTCTCCTGTCCTCGGGCAAAGTGACTTGGTTCCCCACTTAACCACCAACCTCCGAAAACCATGCAGTCCTTAAACTGCTTAAAAACTGCTCGTGCCTCAAAGTCAGATGCTTTGTGAGTGAAGAGCCGTCAAATGAGTAATCACTTGAGTGGAAAAAGCTAGTCAAGAGGTATCTATTACATTTATCAAATCACCCACCAAATGTCTGAAGTATGGCAAGCTTGAGTGTTCTACATGTGAGAAACagatttcctctggaaaaaattaaCAGCAGCTACTGCATCTCACAAACACATTTTCTTTTGCCAACTTCCAGCATACTGCAGTGCCTTAGGGCAACAACTACTATTCAGCAGTAGCATAAAAAACcactccaagttgcaaatttttactttaaggaaacaaaaggaaaattcggagtaggcattgaaatccatggagaaaaactaaaaacattaaggtttgtcgatgacattgtaattctgtcagagacagcaaaggacttggaagagcagttgaacggaatgcacagtgtcttgaaaggagggtataagatgaacatcaacaaaagcgaaacaagtataatggaatgcagtcgaattaagtcgggtgatgctgagggaatcagattaggaaatgagacacttaaagtagtaaaggagttttgctatttgggtagcaaaataactgatgatgttcgaagtatagaggatataaaatgtggactagcaatggcaaggaaagcgtttctgaagaagagaaatacgttaacatcgagtatagatttaagtgtcaggaattcgtttccgaaagtatttgtatggagtgtggccatgtatggaagtgaaatatagacgataaataat
This genomic interval carries:
- the LOC124554036 gene encoding TD and POZ domain-containing protein 1-like translates to MSAVTEVQNTTTEALAALVDGGEDALVTLVAGETRVAAHRAVLAAASPVFAAMFAHDMLEASCGQVSINDVEGPVLKLLVAYAYTLQAPQLPDTAPQLLAAAGKYGLSALKAACERQLMSQLAVETAAATAVTAVRHSCPDATRAAVAFIKDHLQVMATRGWADAVLEYPQEVIKVSRMLGEPPAEASSPTATGGGSTPNSDSQPHSGHSRTPAAAAPPTSARHTPPPDDAAVSRFRSLSGAERSRKLREAAKKVAVEEVRLLLAAGADVGARDVDGETALHWAALRGHAAVVRLLLSAASDPDARDQWWRTPLHWAARNGHAEAAAALLQAGADRGKTDEDADTPLDYARQQNQHHLVEMLTQR